From Bdellovibrionota bacterium, one genomic window encodes:
- a CDS encoding S8 family peptidase, translated as MKKIILSVVLLAASAAFASQNNVKANEEFLVKFTQEGMKVKAQLMNSFSDAGSSIEQLPLEQWILVKAQSKEQANAINSLKSQKNIIAHVQPNYKLYAANRFQNKAAAKALNKAPSQFQPQQEFPGMDAPKPDNPEIPAAQPVSGSGADPEFSKQWGMVDNNVKDGWSKAKGDNVIVAVIDTGVDYEHEDLLPNLWRNSKEIAGNNIDDDNNGYIDDLVGWDFVSNDNKPYDFKTDLITMLTSGGNPGHGTHCAGNVAARGDNGKGIGGVAPNAKIMILRFLSEKGSGTTADAVKAVKYAVDNGAKVLSNSWGSSGEDPNDAAGNQALRDIVQYSMDKGTLFVAAAGNGDQQGKGYDNDTNSAPAYPASYTHENIISVAALDANNALGTFSNWGAKSVDIGAPGVKVFSTISGGGYSDTVADLSFLGMGVVTWDGTSMATPHVAGAAALYWSKNPTATWKDVKNALMTSVTSISAVQGKVTSNGKMNVQSLMNK; from the coding sequence ATGAAAAAAATCATATTGTCTGTCGTCTTGCTTGCTGCATCAGCAGCATTTGCTTCACAAAATAATGTGAAGGCTAACGAAGAGTTTCTAGTTAAATTCACTCAAGAAGGAATGAAAGTTAAAGCTCAATTAATGAACAGCTTTTCAGACGCTGGCTCATCCATTGAACAACTTCCTTTAGAGCAATGGATCCTGGTTAAAGCGCAAAGCAAAGAACAAGCGAATGCTATCAATTCTTTGAAGAGCCAAAAGAACATCATCGCACACGTTCAACCTAACTATAAGTTGTACGCGGCAAACAGATTCCAAAACAAAGCTGCTGCAAAAGCGCTTAATAAAGCTCCAAGCCAATTTCAACCACAACAAGAATTCCCAGGTATGGATGCTCCTAAGCCAGATAATCCTGAAATCCCCGCAGCACAACCAGTATCTGGTTCGGGCGCGGATCCAGAATTCAGCAAACAATGGGGCATGGTTGATAACAACGTAAAAGACGGTTGGTCAAAAGCTAAAGGCGATAACGTCATCGTAGCGGTGATCGATACTGGCGTTGATTATGAACACGAAGACCTTCTTCCAAATCTTTGGAGAAATTCTAAAGAAATCGCTGGTAACAATATTGATGATGACAACAACGGATACATTGATGACCTTGTTGGTTGGGACTTCGTTTCTAACGACAACAAGCCTTACGATTTTAAAACAGACCTTATCACAATGTTAACTTCAGGCGGAAACCCTGGTCACGGGACACACTGTGCAGGTAACGTTGCAGCTCGCGGCGACAACGGTAAAGGTATCGGTGGTGTTGCTCCAAACGCAAAAATCATGATCTTAAGATTCCTTTCTGAAAAAGGTTCTGGAACAACTGCGGATGCGGTAAAAGCTGTGAAGTACGCAGTTGATAACGGCGCAAAAGTTCTTTCAAATTCTTGGGGTTCATCTGGTGAAGATCCAAATGATGCTGCTGGAAACCAAGCTTTAAGAGATATCGTTCAATATTCTATGGATAAAGGAACTCTCTTTGTTGCGGCGGCTGGTAACGGTGACCAACAAGGTAAAGGTTATGATAACGATACAAACAGTGCTCCTGCATACCCTGCTTCATACACTCATGAGAACATCATCAGTGTTGCGGCTCTAGATGCAAACAATGCTCTTGGTACATTCTCTAACTGGGGTGCAAAATCAGTTGATATCGGAGCTCCTGGAGTAAAAGTATTCTCTACCATTTCTGGTGGTGGATATTCTGACACAGTTGCGGATCTTTCATTCTTAGGAATGGGCGTAGTGACTTGGGATGGTACCTCTATGGCTACTCCACACGTTGCTGGTGCTGCGGCTCTTTACTGGTCAAAGAATCCAACGGCAACTTGGAAAGATGTTAAAAATGCTCTAATGACATCAGTAACATCTATCTCTGCTGTTCAAGGTAAAGTGACTTCGAACGGTAAAATGAATGTTCAATCATTAATGAACAAATAG
- a CDS encoding S8 family serine peptidase — MKIFANLMLVVTAATLLTSCNSMDDQTIVIPERQSLANPSVVKRDFKRINSQHKVLVGIIDSGVDYNQPLLVENIHFKLNDFVSLPSGFGYDVSGEDVWASPFIARTSDYNPEIGPTEKLKSQTEANNIAQLLRENPEFESFLNPLRHNVQEIETSAYHGTHVAGLASYDDPEIGILGYRVIPFSSKYKNGELLEQDMGDLFIDQIIAGSSAAVRDGARVLNMSLGMIVDKNYEDLKKSEESETKHKARVAKLRQFALANPDVVIVVAAGNDGKWVDQDARLGLPCGTDAPNILCVGATDENGKIASFTNILMTEGAFIFGYGVNVLSTVPESLHVKICFSTCKSRDVQQHRF; from the coding sequence ATGAAAATCTTTGCAAATTTAATGCTTGTTGTTACGGCAGCGACTTTACTGACGTCATGCAATTCGATGGACGATCAGACGATCGTGATCCCAGAAAGACAATCATTGGCCAATCCAAGTGTTGTGAAAAGGGACTTTAAAAGAATCAATTCTCAACACAAAGTTCTCGTGGGAATCATTGATTCCGGTGTGGATTACAATCAACCTCTTTTGGTTGAAAATATCCACTTCAAGTTGAATGACTTCGTATCATTACCTTCGGGCTTTGGTTACGATGTCTCCGGCGAAGACGTTTGGGCATCCCCTTTTATTGCGAGAACTTCGGATTATAATCCGGAGATTGGCCCAACCGAAAAACTAAAATCACAAACTGAAGCAAATAACATTGCTCAACTATTGAGAGAAAATCCTGAGTTTGAAAGCTTCCTTAATCCTCTCAGACATAATGTCCAAGAAATTGAAACTTCCGCTTACCATGGAACTCATGTGGCAGGACTTGCTTCATATGATGATCCTGAAATTGGAATATTGGGTTACCGCGTAATTCCTTTTAGCAGTAAATATAAAAATGGCGAACTTCTCGAACAAGATATGGGAGATTTATTTATTGACCAAATCATTGCTGGTTCTAGTGCAGCAGTTCGGGACGGCGCAAGAGTGCTCAATATGTCATTGGGTATGATCGTAGATAAAAATTACGAAGATCTAAAAAAGTCAGAAGAAAGTGAAACCAAACACAAAGCAAGAGTGGCGAAACTCCGACAATTCGCTCTCGCAAATCCCGACGTCGTGATTGTGGTTGCGGCGGGTAATGATGGGAAATGGGTCGACCAAGATGCTAGATTAGGTTTGCCTTGCGGAACAGATGCGCCTAACATTCTGTGCGTGGGCGCGACGGATGAGAATGGGAAAATCGCGAGTTTTACAAATATTCTGATGACAGAAGGAGCCTTTATTTTTGGCTATGGCGTAAATGTCTTGTCTACGGTTCCTGAGTCTCTCCACGTCAAAATCTGTTTCTCAACTTGCAAATCAAGAGACGTTCAACAACATCGATTCTAA
- a CDS encoding S8 family serine peptidase, producing MSCLRFLSLSTSKSVSQLANQETFNNIDSKAKLVAALREECRDTTLTELSGTSMASPIIARQVAKILIEKPTLSGAQAIQTLLSKAQSYKLGAAQFASLRVEKPSWSKKPKKGLWLRRNSLNVEKEYFDFIVPQSN from the coding sequence ATGTCTTGTCTACGGTTCCTGAGTCTCTCCACGTCAAAATCTGTTTCTCAACTTGCAAATCAAGAGACGTTCAACAACATCGATTCTAAAGCAAAACTTGTAGCTGCCCTTAGAGAAGAGTGCCGAGATACAACGCTGACAGAGTTGAGCGGAACTTCGATGGCTTCACCGATCATCGCCAGACAAGTGGCCAAGATTTTGATTGAGAAACCCACACTGAGTGGCGCTCAAGCCATCCAAACATTATTGTCAAAAGCTCAAAGCTACAAACTGGGTGCGGCTCAATTTGCAAGCCTTCGAGTTGAAAAACCATCTTGGTCGAAAAAACCTAAGAAAGGTTTATGGTTACGTAGAAATTCTTTAAATGTTGAGAAAGAGTATTTTGACTTTATTGTTCCGCAATCGAACTAA